One Thermoanaerobacter pseudethanolicus ATCC 33223 genomic window, GAAGCAATGAAGTTTGAAAGTAATGAGTTTCCACCGACAAGAGCTTCAACATACCTTGAGGGGAGTATTCCCGCATCATACCCAGGCCTTCCCATTAAAAATCCTGCTATCGCAACACCTGCAAAAAGAAGGGGAAGTATCTGTTTGGCAAGACTCCAAGTAGCTTCAATCCATGAGGTAATTTCTTCTTTTTTGAACCATTTAACAAGGATTATTGTAAGGATCACAAGGAAAAATACTGTCAAGTACCATTTTACGTTATATACAGTACTGAAAAATCCTACAGGCTGTGCGGGTTTACCCCATGCTGCAAAAATTAATATAAATACAAGGCTTGCAAAAAACAAAAAATCCTGCAATAGGCTTCTTCCTTCATTTTTTGTTGAAACTTGATAGATTTTTGACAACCTTGCCACATCTTCTTTTTTAAATATTATTTCCATGATTAAGCCAATAACAATTGAAAATAACACTGCCCCAACTGCCCTTGCTATTCCCAATTTGTATCCCAAAATTCTTGCTGTCATTATTATTGCAAGGACGTTTATTGCAGGTCCCGAATACAAAAACGCTATTGCGGGACCAAGACCAGCTCCTCTTTTATAAATTCCCGTGAAAAGTGGCAAAATCGTGCACGAGCAAACAGCAAGAATTGTTCCGGATACTGAGGCGACCGCGTAGGAAAGCCATTTTTTTGCCCCACCGCCGAAATATTTCATAACCGCCTGCTGGGAAATAAAGTTTGAAATTGCACCTGCTATGAAAAGAGCAGGTATTAAGCAGGTTAATACATGATGCCTTGCATAATCTTGAAGCATGTAAAGGGATTCTATGACAGCCCCTTTAAAGTGCATACTCTCTAAAGGCATATA contains:
- a CDS encoding permease produces the protein MKEEIKKFLVIAGVFFFVYYMPLESMHFKGAVIESLYMLQDYARHHVLTCLIPALFIAGAISNFISQQAVMKYFGGGAKKWLSYAVASVSGTILAVCSCTILPLFTGIYKRGAGLGPAIAFLYSGPAINVLAIIMTARILGYKLGIARAVGAVLFSIVIGLIMEIIFKKEDVARLSKIYQVSTKNEGRSLLQDFLFFASLVFILIFAAWGKPAQPVGFFSTVYNVKWYLTVFFLVILTIILVKWFKKEEITSWIEATWSLAKQILPLLFAGVAIAGFLMGRPGYDAGILPSRYVEALVGGNSLLSNFIASIIGAFMYFSTLTEVPIIQGLLGYGMGQGPALALLLSGPALSLPSMLVINSVLGPKKTVTYVSLVIIMSTFIGFVFGNFF